One Arthrobacter sp. StoSoilB19 DNA window includes the following coding sequences:
- a CDS encoding DapH/DapD/GlmU-related protein: MTAKFVSVEDDAGKVTRYARHDNGGGLIAPGAIVADSARIGSMSYVEHGARVGAGCRIGHGSWIDRDATIGDRTVIGDGVRIGRGTVIGNRVHIGSHSRIGSSVLIEHGAHLDSDSTVPDGSEVLAGAHSRLAPARHRQHRRVKGGIAA; this comes from the coding sequence ATGACCGCAAAGTTTGTGTCAGTTGAGGACGACGCCGGCAAGGTCACCCGGTATGCCCGCCACGACAACGGCGGCGGCCTCATTGCACCTGGAGCCATCGTGGCCGACAGCGCCAGGATCGGCTCCATGAGCTATGTGGAACACGGGGCCAGGGTGGGTGCAGGCTGCCGGATTGGACACGGCAGCTGGATCGACCGGGACGCGACGATCGGTGACCGGACGGTGATCGGCGATGGCGTGCGCATTGGCCGGGGCACGGTGATCGGCAACCGGGTCCACATTGGCAGCCACTCAAGGATTGGTTCCAGCGTCCTGATCGAACACGGCGCCCACCTGGACAGCGACAGCACGGTGCCTGACGGCAGCGAGGTCCTCGCCGGGGCGCACTCACGCCTGGCACCGGCCCGGCACCGGCAGCACCGGAGAGTCAAGGGCGGGATAGCGGCCTAA